GTCTTTTGCAGCGACacgcaaattttatttatttttaattgcttaAAAGTATAATGTTATTGTTCCATTTCGTCGTCAGTCCGTTTAATCGGAACCACCTGCTGTGTACACATTCAAATCACTGGCAAGGCAAACCGGTTTGTTTCCTATCTTGctcttttattaatttttaactttctttagCTTGGTAAAGATAGATTCCACAAATCGCAATGTTTTGATTACAGAAATGATGTTGCAGTCCATGTTGGAGAATTCAAATCTGGAATCGGTGAGTAATGAAATTTGGTATTCGGCTATAAACATACATCTCTCTTTTCTATTTCATGACTCTCTCATATTTCTATCGCAGGAGGTGATCCTATGCCAGGTGGTAAATCAAAACCCAGACATAGTGCTTACCCAAAAGGGAGTGGAAAACAGGCTCCCGCTTGGGTTGCATTTGACAGACAAGTGCTTTGTTTCGACGCATACTTTCAAGAATCAGTACACGAGAAACGCGAAGAGCAACATCGAATCAGAAAATGTAAAATCTATTTTTATCTTGAAGATGACAGCATTCAAGTGATTGAGAGAAAAGTAGAAAACAGCGGAATTCCTCAAGGAACTTTAATAAGGAGGCATAGAATTCCTTTACCTGCGCCGAATGACGAAGAGTATTATACTGTGGAACATTTTAATATTGGAAAGCAGTTGACCATATACTCCAGATCGTTTCATATAACAGtaagttatatttatatattatgcaGATAAAATTCTGCTTTGTTGCTTTTTAAACTGCATTgtatatttatctttatttttgtaGGGATGTGATAATTTTACGAATAACTTTTTACGTAAACTTGGTCTTCGCCTAAACCAACCCGATGCAACTCCACATGACCCTTACACAAAATACAGGCAAGAACTCACGGAAAGCATGCAGCCATTACGACCGTATGAGAAGGAGGACACATTGAGACAATTTTTAGAGAACGACAGGAGAGTGTTGCGCTTTTACTGTTTTTGGGATGACACCGATTCTATGTTTGGTGATCCTCGCGAATGCGTGCTGCATTATTTTCTCGCCGACAACACTGTCGAGATCCGGGAAATCATTCCACCCAACGCTGGACGAGATGCAGTACCCTTGTTTTTGAGAAGACAAAAACTGCCCAAGGTAACTTTTGCTAGACAAATGTGATTTTTGTCTGTCCATATAGTCAGAATACGCCTAAGCATACGATAAACGCATGAGCGGTTTATCGATAATTTATATAAAAGATGCGATGAAAAGTCTTTTGATACTGCCCCTACTAAACTTTCTTTGGATTTTTACAGGCGTATAAGCGCACACTTTCGAAATTCAAtgattgtaaatttttttcaactGCTTTTTTTTTAATGCTTAAATCAGTCAGACAGatcattgttttatttgttgaaGAAATGAAGGATATCCCTTTTTAAACATCCATCTTTATTCTGGTTAGCCATTCGCCAAAATAATTACGCCTGAAATATTTGCCCtgcaacttttttaaattttgcttctTCAAAGTAAACTGTCTTCCTGTAGGAACCAATCGATATGCTGCAACCTGGACAAATCACCAAAAGAACTGTTCTAAATGTTTTTGGGCCGACAGGTCACGGAGGTCGATACATACTGGATAGTTTAAAAACTGGAGCCGTGTACACAGACTACTATCATGATTCTGACCTGATGATCGGAACAGTATTGAATGTATGGGGAAGAAAGTTTCAAATCTGCGGTTGCGATGAATTTACACAAGAATACTACAAAACCAAATATGGAATAGGTTCGGATtttgtccttttttaaaaagctcttacaATACGGTTTCCATATTTCTTTTCCTAATGCTCAATTCTCTCTCACATTTAACTTCTATATTTAAATATCGTGCTAatatgtattattttttatagatgATTTCAAGCCAATAGACTACAGATCAGAaagcaacaaaaagaaaacacgaGAAATCCCACCGTACAACGGTTTTGGATCTGAAGAAGATTCTCTATGCAACTGCTTGAGTTTAATTCCTAAGCCA
Above is a window of Hydractinia symbiolongicarpus strain clone_291-10 chromosome 3, HSymV2.1, whole genome shotgun sequence DNA encoding:
- the LOC130635785 gene encoding EF-hand domain-containing family member C2-like, which produces MALPLLPGLSFDRKLGKDRFHKSQCFDYRNDVAVHVGEFKSGIGGDPMPGGKSKPRHSAYPKGSGKQAPAWVAFDRQVLCFDAYFQESVHEKREEQHRIRKCKIYFYLEDDSIQVIERKVENSGIPQGTLIRRHRIPLPAPNDEEYYTVEHFNIGKQLTIYSRSFHITGCDNFTNNFLRKLGLRLNQPDATPHDPYTKYRQELTESMQPLRPYEKEDTLRQFLENDRRVLRFYCFWDDTDSMFGDPRECVLHYFLADNTVEIREIIPPNAGRDAVPLFLRRQKLPKEPIDMLQPGQITKRTVLNVFGPTGHGGRYILDSLKTGAVYTDYYHDSDLMIGTVLNVWGRKFQICGCDEFTQEYYKTKYGIDDFKPIDYRSESNKKKTREIPPYNGFGSEEDSLCNCLSLIPKPPKQDFIKFMEKDRHGLESNVLRFVAKMDTQRPIEVDRRFTISYFLSDDTVLVFEPPQRNSGIIGGKFLERGRVKKPDGENYYTAKDLYIGNNVVFCKHPFILIDADEYAVNYMEQHAEEFPQANINVIMPKLRKIFDENFSEIKMMFESGDRKKTGKITFEAFKSILQQIGRSDVSAHEILTTARYFSSDQANENNLVVLIAAVQEQLRKVNYENFSLMHDACVYQDEKRTGLISTSELRNICKSFKLPVQDQLLQSLIQKVNTNEDGCTDYRQFINFLNWRDMPVTSQKYVSNLASGVEPHARVGPYENLNNISYKNVLEALGYKD